The following nucleotide sequence is from Deltaproteobacteria bacterium.
GTATGGTACGTCGCGTCTCGCGACATAGCAGCTGGCGAAGAACTTTTTACTGACTACGAGCTTTTTTACTGGCAGACTATTGAGCGCACGAAATATCGGGAACTATTTCCAGGCGCGCATGCTAATCGCTAATATGTTTGCATCTATGACTAAGTGACTCTGCCTCATGGCGGCTATATTTATTTTTGGCGGCATCAGTTTCTCCCCAAACATAAGTTGAATAATTCCTCCGTGCGGCGTAATGTCCGCCTCGTGGCTAATCGTTAGCACTGATGTTGAACTTACTCGATCAATTATGAGCTTGCTTGCTTCCAGTTCTTTCCCTAAAGCGATTAGATGGCAAGTATTCTCGTTGAGCTCGTCAATCGTTTTATACGTAATAATATTGACCCTTACATCCTGCAGTTTCCTTGTGGGTAATATTTCGCTAAACTCCTGAAAAAGCGAGTGGTCTTGGCTGATGCAAAAATTAAAACCAGTTCTTGCGTTAATACTGTCAACCGGCCACCGCGTACGAAAGACAATATACAAATAGGCCCGCGCTAGCGTCTGTTCCAGACTTACCGATAAATGGTGGGATTGACATTTAGCGTCTGACAGATTTGCAGCAGCTACTAATACGAACAGCAAAACCAAAAGCGCATTCTTCCATGGCTTCATGCTTCTAAGAAATGCAATAATGGCGACTGGCGTTAGATTGCGCATAATTGTCACTGGCTAGTGCAACTCTAATACTTATAGGCAACTTCCAGAAACGCACTACGTCCTATATAACTTAACGGCATCGTAAACACGGACGAACGTAATTCCGAATGACGACTATCAAATAGATTTCGTCCGATCAGCGACAGTTCCCAGTTGCCGCCTGGAAACCACGCAAGCCGCGCATCTCCCTCAATATAACTGTCTATATCCGATCGAGATAATTCGTGAACACTCCTTACAATAACATCAGCTTCCACCGCATAACCTACCAAGAAATGGCCTCTTAGAGTCGCATTATGCTTTGGAGCATCCTCCACAAAATCCAAATCCCCACTGTCGTTCGGCCTTGCATCTATCTGTAAAAAACCATAGGTTGCTCCAATTTGAATTGTTTTGTTAAAAGACCAGTCGAGTGCTATCTCAAAACCCACCGAATCGGCCTCCAACTCATTAGCATAAGGAAACGGTACCAATAGGTAAGATAGTCCTGACTCGTGAGCCAGAATGCTTGCCTCCCCCATCGTGTTGTTGATTACATCGTCATATCTAAAATAATATGCCACCGCACTTAAATAGAGCGACTCACTTGGCTCGGCCCAGATGCCGGTCTCATATGCAACCAGCGCTTCCGAGTCGAGAGCATCGTTACCCGTAGTGCGAATGAGTACCGGTAGACCGCTTTCGGCATCCTGAAAGGAAAAGTAATTTAGAGATAGATCAT
It contains:
- a CDS encoding TonB-dependent receptor, encoding REDFLLDLSSYYSDLEFRHRLSPFGANDLTYGLNVRFYTDETEGSEVFHFDPADRSLMFYRGFIHDEISLIEDVLMLTLGSRFEENEQVGFNALPTARLLWSLSDRFSVWGGVSYTTGSPSRVYDDLSLNYFSFQDAESGLPVLIRTTGNDALDSEALVAYETGIWAEPSESLYLSAVAYYFRYDDVINNTMGEASILAHESGLSYLLVPFPYANELEADSVGFEIALDWSFNKTIQIGATYGFLQIDARPNDSGDLDFVEDAPKHNATLRGHFLVGYAVEADVIVRSVHELSRSDIDSYIEGDARLAWFPGGNWELSLIGRNLFDSRHSELRSSVFTMPLSYIGRSAFLEVAYKY
- a CDS encoding YfiR family protein is translated as MRNLTPVAIIAFLRSMKPWKNALLVLLFVLVAAANLSDAKCQSHHLSVSLEQTLARAYLYIVFRTRWPVDSINARTGFNFCISQDHSLFQEFSEILPTRKLQDVRVNIITYKTIDELNENTCHLIALGKELEASKLIIDRVSSTSVLTISHEADITPHGGIIQLMFGEKLMPPKINIAAMRQSHLVIDANILAISMRAWK